Proteins encoded within one genomic window of Chelatococcus sp. HY11:
- a CDS encoding MFS transporter, producing the protein MAPASSTLERDARRVHAQPDGVVNPGEIAIGVVIGRTSEFFDFFVYAIASVIVFPRLVFPFVDPLTGTIYSFAIFALAFVARPIGTAIFTAIDRAYGKSAKMTIALFLLGCSTVAIAFLPSYDRVGIAVVWVLAILRIGQGLALGGAWDGLASLLAMNAPQERRGWYAMLPQLGAPLGLIVASMLFAFFVGNLSAEDFYSWGWRYPFFVAFAINVVALFARLRIVVTPEYTKLFESRALEPSPVLETLRKQGHIVASGTFAPLASFALFHMVTVFPLSWIYLFTKENPTRFLIIEAIAAMFGIVAILASGVVADRVGRRALLMGSAIAIAAFSGFAPQLLDAGAVGETVFMILGFILLGLSFGQSSGSLASNFSTAYRYTGSALTSDFAWLFGAGFAPLVALLLSSNFGLLSAGAYLLSGAICTILAIRLNWQSEAHE; encoded by the coding sequence ATGGCGCCTGCGTCATCGACATTGGAGAGAGACGCGCGGCGGGTGCATGCTCAACCCGACGGCGTGGTCAATCCCGGCGAAATCGCGATCGGCGTTGTCATCGGACGAACGTCTGAGTTCTTTGACTTCTTTGTCTATGCAATCGCGTCCGTCATCGTCTTTCCACGATTGGTATTTCCGTTCGTCGATCCCTTAACGGGGACGATTTACTCGTTCGCGATCTTCGCATTGGCGTTCGTTGCTCGACCGATAGGCACTGCGATATTCACCGCGATCGACCGTGCCTACGGAAAAAGCGCGAAAATGACGATCGCGCTGTTCCTTCTTGGATGCTCCACAGTCGCCATAGCGTTTCTTCCCAGTTATGACCGGGTCGGTATCGCGGTCGTCTGGGTGCTTGCCATATTGCGAATCGGCCAGGGCCTCGCCCTGGGCGGCGCCTGGGATGGGCTCGCTTCGCTTCTCGCGATGAATGCGCCGCAGGAGCGGCGCGGCTGGTATGCAATGCTTCCGCAACTTGGCGCGCCGCTCGGCCTGATCGTGGCGAGCATGTTGTTCGCCTTCTTCGTCGGCAATCTGTCGGCGGAGGATTTCTACAGCTGGGGATGGCGTTATCCCTTCTTCGTCGCCTTCGCGATCAATGTGGTCGCTTTGTTCGCACGCCTGCGCATCGTCGTGACGCCTGAGTATACGAAGCTGTTCGAGAGCCGCGCCCTCGAACCGTCGCCTGTGTTGGAAACGCTACGCAAGCAAGGTCACATCGTGGCCAGCGGGACCTTCGCCCCCCTCGCCAGCTTCGCGCTTTTCCACATGGTCACGGTCTTTCCTCTTTCGTGGATCTATCTGTTCACAAAGGAAAACCCGACTCGCTTCCTGATCATCGAGGCGATTGCCGCCATGTTCGGCATCGTCGCGATCCTGGCCTCGGGCGTTGTCGCCGACCGGGTCGGCCGTCGCGCCCTCTTGATGGGTTCGGCGATCGCGATCGCGGCGTTCAGTGGCTTCGCTCCCCAGTTGCTCGACGCGGGGGCGGTCGGCGAGACCGTCTTCATGATTCTCGGCTTCATCCTGCTCGGTCTGTCGTTTGGTCAGTCCTCCGGTTCGCTCGCTTCCAATTTCTCGACGGCCTACCGGTACACCGGCTCGGCGCTAACCTCGGATTTCGCTTGGTTGTTCGGCGCCGGGTTCGCCCCGCTTGTCGCCCTGCTGCTATCCAGCAATTTCGGCCTGCTGTCAGCCGGCGCCTATCTGCTGTCTGGCGCGATCTGCACGATCCTGGCCATCAGGCTGAACTGGCAGTCAGAGGCGCATGAGTAG
- the cyoB gene encoding cytochrome o ubiquinol oxidase subunit I produces MTDPTANHSFLLGRFSLASLPLNEPIVVVTFMVVAFLGACLLGAITYFRLWGYLWREWFTTVDHKRIGIMYMILGIVMLLRGFSDAIMMRLQQAMAFNGSEGYLNAHHYDQIFTAHGVIMIFFVAMPLVTGLMNYVVPLQIGARDVSFPFLNNFSFWMTAGGAVIVMMSLFIGEFAKTGWLAYPPLSGIQYSPDVGVDYYIWALQVAGVGTTLSGINLICTIVKMRCPGMTMMKMPIFTWTSLCTNVLIVASFPVLTAVLVLLSLDRYVGTNFFTNDFGGNPMMYVNLIWIWGHPEVYILILPAFGIFSEVASTFSGKRLFGYTSMVYATVCITILSYLVWLHHFFTMGSGASVNSFFGITTMIISIPTGAKIFNWLFTMYRGRIRFELPMMWTIGFMLIFVIGGMTGVLLAVPPADFVLHNSLFLVAHFHNVIIGGVLFGLFAGMTFWFPKAFGFRLDPFWGKMSFWFWVTGFFFAFMPLYVLGLMGVTRRLRVFDDPSLQIWFVIAGFGAFLILCGILSFLMQIAVSIMRRDQLRDTTGDPWHGRTLEWATSSPPPDYNFAFTPVVHDGDAWWDMKTRGYERPLEGFRPIHMPRNTPAGVFLAGFSVVLAVALIWYVWWLAALSFVGLIATAIGHTFNYKRDFYIPADEVAHTEAARTRTLSAQV; encoded by the coding sequence ATGACTGATCCTACTGCGAACCACAGCTTTCTTCTTGGACGTTTCAGCCTCGCCTCGCTGCCGCTGAATGAGCCAATCGTCGTCGTGACCTTCATGGTCGTCGCCTTCCTGGGAGCCTGTCTTCTCGGCGCGATCACCTATTTTCGCCTGTGGGGCTACCTTTGGCGCGAATGGTTCACCACCGTGGACCACAAGCGCATAGGGATCATGTATATGATCCTCGGCATCGTCATGCTGCTGCGCGGCTTTTCCGACGCCATCATGATGCGTCTGCAACAGGCAATGGCCTTCAATGGCAGCGAAGGCTATCTCAACGCCCATCATTACGACCAGATCTTCACGGCCCACGGCGTGATCATGATCTTTTTCGTGGCGATGCCGCTGGTCACCGGATTGATGAACTATGTCGTGCCTCTACAGATCGGCGCGCGCGACGTTTCGTTCCCGTTCCTCAACAACTTCAGCTTCTGGATGACGGCAGGCGGCGCGGTCATCGTAATGATGTCGCTGTTTATCGGCGAGTTCGCCAAGACAGGCTGGCTGGCTTATCCGCCTTTGTCAGGCATCCAATACAGTCCGGATGTCGGCGTGGACTATTACATATGGGCGCTGCAGGTCGCGGGCGTGGGAACGACTTTATCGGGCATCAACCTGATCTGCACGATCGTCAAGATGCGCTGCCCCGGCATGACCATGATGAAAATGCCGATCTTCACGTGGACCTCGCTCTGCACCAACGTGCTGATCGTCGCGTCCTTCCCGGTGCTGACCGCCGTTCTCGTGCTCCTGTCGCTCGATCGTTACGTGGGGACCAACTTCTTCACGAATGACTTTGGCGGCAACCCGATGATGTACGTCAACCTCATCTGGATCTGGGGGCATCCGGAAGTCTATATTCTGATCCTGCCGGCGTTCGGCATCTTCTCCGAAGTCGCCTCGACTTTCTCCGGCAAGAGGCTGTTCGGGTACACGTCTATGGTCTACGCGACCGTGTGCATCACCATTCTGTCCTACCTCGTGTGGTTGCACCACTTTTTCACCATGGGGTCGGGCGCCAGCGTGAACTCGTTCTTTGGCATAACGACGATGATCATTTCGATCCCGACGGGCGCCAAGATCTTCAACTGGCTGTTCACGATGTATCGGGGTCGCATCCGGTTTGAGCTGCCGATGATGTGGACCATCGGCTTCATGCTGATCTTCGTCATCGGTGGCATGACGGGCGTGCTCCTCGCGGTTCCACCCGCCGACTTCGTGCTCCACAACAGCCTGTTCCTCGTCGCGCATTTCCACAACGTCATCATCGGCGGCGTGCTGTTCGGCCTCTTCGCCGGCATGACCTTCTGGTTCCCGAAGGCATTCGGGTTCAGGCTGGATCCGTTCTGGGGCAAGATGTCGTTCTGGTTCTGGGTCACCGGCTTCTTCTTTGCCTTCATGCCGCTCTATGTACTTGGCTTGATGGGTGTCACGCGGCGGCTCAGGGTGTTCGACGATCCCTCGCTGCAGATCTGGTTCGTGATCGCGGGCTTCGGCGCTTTCCTGATCCTGTGCGGCATCCTTTCGTTTCTCATGCAGATCGCCGTCAGCATCATGAGGCGAGACCAGCTGCGCGACACGACCGGCGACCCCTGGCACGGCCGGACCCTCGAGTGGGCCACGTCATCGCCGCCGCCGGACTACAACTTCGCCTTCACGCCCGTCGTGCACGACGGTGATGCCTGGTGGGACATGAAGACACGTGGTTATGAGCGGCCCCTGGAAGGTTTCAGGCCCATTCATATGCCGAGAAACACGCCGGCTGGCGTGTTTCTCGCGGGGTTCAGCGTCGTCCTCGCCGTCGCGCTCATCTGGTATGTGTGGTGGCTCGCGGCGCTGAGCTTCGTCGGCCTCATCGCAACGGCCATCGGCCATACCTTCAACTACAAGCGCGATTTCTACATTCCTGCCGACGAGGTTGCGCACACCGAAGCTGCGCGGACGCGCACTCTCTCCGCGCAGGTGTAG
- a CDS encoding substrate-binding domain-containing protein, translated as MTSLRKLASHLGLSITTVSRALDGYSDVAAATRERVERAAKEMGYRPNPAARRLRRGVGETVAFVLPTDPGHFHEPVFSELLVTVGEELARHEHDLMLLAARPGKEEMAVYRRLVEGRRADAFIVVRTRHQDERIAYLMEKDVPFVCHGRTDTTAPYAFVDGDGEEGFANLTKRLISRGHRRIAFLSAPAHLTFAGLRFAGWRGAMQAAGLPTDMAAEAEPTEEGGFALAHRLFERDERPTALVCSTDRMAIGAIRAAADRGFTVGSDIAITGHDNIPAASYCQPSLTTMELPTRLIGARLADMVLARLGGTDVRDLTEIHGLIQMPRRSSGEGAA; from the coding sequence ATGACCTCACTGCGCAAGCTCGCATCGCATCTCGGCTTGTCGATAACGACCGTATCGCGGGCGCTTGATGGCTATTCCGACGTCGCGGCGGCGACCCGCGAGCGGGTCGAGCGCGCGGCCAAGGAAATGGGCTATCGGCCCAACCCCGCCGCGCGGCGTCTGCGACGCGGCGTCGGTGAGACGGTTGCCTTTGTCCTGCCAACCGACCCTGGGCATTTCCACGAGCCCGTCTTCAGTGAGCTTCTTGTCACCGTCGGTGAGGAACTGGCGCGTCACGAGCATGATCTGATGCTCCTCGCGGCCCGGCCCGGCAAGGAGGAGATGGCGGTCTACCGCCGCCTCGTAGAGGGGCGTCGCGCCGATGCCTTCATCGTGGTGCGAACCCGTCATCAGGATGAACGCATCGCCTATCTGATGGAGAAGGACGTGCCTTTCGTGTGCCACGGGCGCACCGACACGACCGCGCCTTATGCCTTCGTCGACGGCGACGGTGAGGAGGGCTTCGCTAATCTCACCAAGCGCCTTATCTCGCGCGGGCATCGCCGCATCGCCTTTCTGTCAGCGCCGGCCCATCTCACCTTCGCGGGCCTACGCTTCGCCGGTTGGCGCGGCGCCATGCAGGCGGCCGGTCTTCCCACCGACATGGCGGCGGAGGCGGAACCGACGGAGGAGGGCGGCTTTGCCCTGGCACATCGCCTCTTCGAGAGGGACGAGCGCCCGACAGCTCTCGTCTGCTCGACCGACCGGATGGCGATCGGCGCGATACGCGCCGCGGCGGATCGAGGCTTCACGGTAGGCTCGGATATCGCGATCACGGGCCACGACAATATCCCGGCCGCTTCCTACTGCCAGCCGTCCCTGACCACCATGGAACTGCCGACACGGCTCATTGGGGCGCGTCTCGCCGACATGGTGCTCGCGCGGCTCGGTGGTACCGATGTCCGTGATCTCACGGAAATCCACGGTCTCATCCAGATGCCGCGCCGTTCCTCGGGCGAGGGAGCGGCCTAG
- a CDS encoding carbohydrate ABC transporter permease yields MIALRRTVYIAGIVALCAWVLVPIYFIALGAFGGRIGVFRWPKSIWPGDTSLAAMQLFLQVEGVGQAMVNSVIAAAITMALSIALGAPAGYALARFTFPGQNAYRLLILLTRAFPLAILALPLTVAFIRIGLYDTAFGVALIHTALALPFAALVSASLFQAIPRELEEAAWVFGCTRLQAFMKVVLPLALPGIAATAIFAFVISWNEVFAASVLTVRNRTLTAYLLTVLAESPLHFRFAGGFLLIVPSIVFIFAVRKYLFAMWGIANR; encoded by the coding sequence ATGATCGCCCTACGCCGCACGGTCTATATCGCCGGCATTGTTGCCCTGTGCGCCTGGGTGCTCGTGCCGATCTATTTCATCGCGCTTGGCGCCTTCGGTGGTCGCATCGGCGTGTTCCGCTGGCCGAAGTCGATCTGGCCGGGGGATACTTCGCTCGCCGCGATGCAGCTCTTCCTACAGGTGGAGGGCGTTGGCCAGGCGATGGTCAACAGCGTCATCGCCGCGGCGATCACCATGGCGTTGTCCATCGCCCTCGGCGCTCCCGCCGGTTACGCGTTGGCGCGCTTCACCTTTCCTGGCCAGAACGCCTATCGCCTCCTGATCTTGCTGACGCGCGCCTTTCCGCTTGCGATCCTGGCGCTGCCGCTGACCGTCGCCTTCATCCGCATCGGGCTTTATGACACGGCCTTCGGTGTCGCCCTGATCCATACGGCGCTGGCCTTGCCCTTCGCGGCTCTCGTCTCGGCCAGCCTTTTCCAGGCAATTCCTCGCGAACTGGAGGAGGCCGCCTGGGTGTTCGGCTGCACCCGGTTGCAGGCCTTCATGAAGGTCGTGCTGCCGCTCGCGCTTCCCGGCATCGCGGCCACCGCGATCTTCGCTTTCGTCATTTCTTGGAACGAGGTCTTCGCCGCCTCGGTGCTGACCGTCCGCAACCGCACCCTGACCGCTTATCTCCTCACCGTGCTTGCGGAATCGCCGCTGCATTTCCGCTTCGCAGGCGGTTTCCTTCTCATCGTGCCGTCCATCGTCTTCATTTTCGCGGTGAGGAAATATCTCTTCGCGATGTGGGGCATCGCCAACCGCTGA
- the cyoD gene encoding cytochrome o ubiquinol oxidase subunit IV → MSTDSRAAHAPTHDHGYAEHETGPSHGTLRSYLTGFVLSVILTAVPFWLVMARPIASNEITAVAIMAFAIVQIVVHMIYFLHMDFHSEGGWTMMALVFTLIIVFIALSGSLWVMYHLDTNMMPGHTTGQTP, encoded by the coding sequence ATGAGCACCGACAGCCGCGCCGCTCACGCGCCCACCCACGACCATGGTTACGCGGAACACGAGACGGGTCCCTCCCACGGCACGTTGCGCAGTTATCTTACTGGCTTCGTGCTGTCCGTCATCCTGACAGCCGTTCCGTTCTGGCTGGTTATGGCCCGTCCCATTGCCAGCAACGAGATCACCGCGGTCGCCATCATGGCCTTCGCCATCGTGCAGATCGTGGTCCACATGATCTACTTCCTGCACATGGATTTCCACTCTGAAGGCGGCTGGACGATGATGGCCCTCGTCTTCACGCTGATCATCGTCTTCATTGCGCTCTCCGGCTCGCTCTGGGTCATGTATCACCTCGATACCAACATGATGCCTGGTCATACGACGGGTCAGACCCCGTGA
- a CDS encoding SURF1 family protein, protein MLALLAILTVIGVAGFTSLGIWQIERRAWKLDLITRVDGRIHAPPVAAPGPAAWPQVNTANDEYRRVTVTGRFLNDREALVQAVTAHGGGYWVLTPLRATDGFTVLVNRGFVPPELRDAGARAAGQISGETTVTGLLRITEPKGGPLRANDPVNDRWYSRDTAAIAEAKGLSDTAPYFIDADRVVASPSAPVGGLTVVNFPNNHLVYALTWFALALMVLAAGIFVLRSEYRLRRGLPS, encoded by the coding sequence GTGCTTGCCCTTCTCGCTATCCTCACCGTCATCGGCGTTGCCGGCTTCACGTCCCTCGGCATCTGGCAGATTGAACGGCGCGCGTGGAAGCTGGACCTGATCACGCGTGTCGATGGCAGGATCCATGCCCCCCCGGTTGCCGCTCCCGGGCCAGCAGCCTGGCCCCAAGTCAACACCGCCAACGACGAATATCGCCGCGTCACCGTCACGGGGCGGTTTCTCAATGATCGCGAAGCTCTGGTCCAGGCGGTGACGGCACACGGGGGTGGCTATTGGGTGCTGACGCCGCTGCGCGCCACCGACGGCTTCACAGTTCTCGTCAATCGAGGCTTTGTACCGCCGGAACTGCGCGATGCTGGGGCACGCGCCGCCGGACAGATTTCCGGCGAGACGACCGTCACAGGCCTCCTCCGCATCACAGAGCCAAAGGGCGGGCCGCTGCGCGCGAACGATCCCGTCAACGATCGCTGGTATTCGCGGGATACCGCTGCCATCGCCGAGGCGAAGGGATTGTCCGATACGGCTCCCTATTTCATTGACGCGGATCGTGTCGTGGCATCGCCGTCTGCGCCGGTCGGCGGCTTGACCGTCGTCAACTTTCCCAACAACCACCTCGTCTACGCGCTGACCTGGTTCGCGCTCGCGCTGATGGTGCTGGCGGCAGGCATTTTCGTCTTGCGTAGCGAGTACCGGTTGCGCCGCGGCCTGCCGTCGTAG
- a CDS encoding sugar ABC transporter permease: protein MTLRSRLLPYLLLAPSVAFLAALFLVPLVQTISLSFMEDGTPSLANYSRMVSDINFGPAVRNTFLLVLTVVPIQIVMALAMAMMLQKLPRGRDVALWIWTIPLGISDLAAGLVWLAILQDRGYLNSALYGLGLIDGPTAWLTYETPVALFLGVVVAEVWRATAIVLVILVAGLQLIPKEYKEAAEVFGARPWTIFTRITLPLLKPSLQTALILRTVLAFEVFAVVYAIGGTNFPVLVGEAYNWQRNYQNTGVAAAYAMLIVVISLAATVVFLWALRTKPEQQP, encoded by the coding sequence ATGACGCTGCGATCCCGGCTTTTGCCCTATCTGCTGCTCGCCCCCTCGGTCGCTTTCCTGGCGGCGCTGTTCCTCGTGCCGCTGGTACAGACCATCTCGCTATCCTTCATGGAAGACGGGACGCCGTCGCTCGCGAACTACAGCCGGATGGTGTCCGACATCAATTTCGGCCCGGCGGTCCGTAACACCTTCCTGCTGGTCCTGACGGTGGTGCCGATCCAGATCGTCATGGCGCTCGCCATGGCGATGATGCTGCAAAAGCTGCCGCGCGGCCGCGATGTCGCTTTGTGGATCTGGACGATCCCGCTGGGAATTTCCGATCTCGCAGCCGGCCTCGTCTGGCTCGCCATCCTGCAGGACAGGGGATATCTCAACAGCGCGCTCTATGGCCTTGGCCTCATCGACGGTCCGACGGCCTGGCTGACCTACGAGACCCCGGTCGCCTTGTTTCTCGGTGTGGTCGTCGCCGAAGTCTGGCGCGCAACCGCCATCGTGCTCGTCATCCTGGTCGCCGGCCTGCAGCTTATCCCCAAGGAATACAAGGAGGCCGCCGAGGTCTTCGGGGCGCGACCCTGGACGATCTTCACGCGGATCACATTGCCGCTGCTCAAGCCCAGCCTGCAGACGGCCCTGATCCTGCGCACGGTGCTGGCCTTCGAGGTCTTCGCGGTGGTCTACGCCATCGGCGGCACCAATTTTCCCGTGTTGGTCGGCGAGGCCTACAACTGGCAGCGCAACTACCAGAATACGGGTGTGGCCGCGGCCTATGCCATGCTGATCGTGGTCATCTCGCTCGCCGCGACGGTCGTCTTCCTGTGGGCGCTCAGGACCAAGCCGGAGCAACAGCCATGA
- the cyoA gene encoding ubiquinol oxidase subunit II, which yields MSKLRLFALLPLGLVLAGCNFVVMRPAGDVAEQQRDLIIASTILMLLIIVPVMLLTVIFAWRYRHTNKEADYDPEWSHSTQLELVIWAAPLLIIICLGALTWMGTHLLDPYRPLDRIAPGEPVARDVKPLEVEVVALDWKWLFIYPEQKIALVNEFAAPVNRPISFRITSSSVMNSFYVPALAGMIYAMPGMETRLHAVINKDGAYQGFSANYSGAGFSGMRFTFRGLSDADFEAWIAQTRASSENLGRQEYLDLEKPSENVPVRRYGAVDPQLFAAIVNRCVEPGKMCAHEMMAIDAQGGLGLAGVDLMRLHYDKTARRGAVFGPTPTYLVSICSVEEANAALNQGAVKPLPIKGSPIVGAGLPRPSFTPAPSPRASWLLDMRQSQRS from the coding sequence GTGAGCAAACTTCGCCTATTCGCCCTGTTGCCGCTCGGGCTTGTGCTCGCCGGCTGCAACTTTGTGGTCATGAGGCCAGCTGGCGACGTTGCCGAGCAGCAGCGTGACCTCATTATAGCGTCCACGATCCTCATGCTGCTCATCATCGTGCCGGTGATGCTGCTCACTGTCATCTTCGCATGGCGATACCGGCATACGAACAAGGAAGCCGACTACGATCCGGAATGGTCGCATTCCACACAGCTTGAGCTCGTCATCTGGGCGGCGCCGCTGTTGATCATCATATGCCTCGGGGCCCTGACCTGGATGGGGACCCATTTGCTGGATCCTTACCGCCCGCTCGATCGTATCGCGCCTGGCGAGCCGGTGGCCCGGGATGTGAAGCCGCTCGAAGTCGAGGTCGTGGCGCTGGATTGGAAGTGGCTGTTCATCTATCCCGAGCAAAAGATCGCGCTTGTGAATGAATTCGCCGCGCCTGTGAATCGCCCGATCAGCTTCCGGATCACCTCATCCTCGGTGATGAACTCGTTCTACGTGCCGGCGCTCGCAGGGATGATCTACGCGATGCCCGGCATGGAGACTAGGCTCCACGCCGTGATCAACAAGGATGGCGCCTATCAGGGGTTCTCCGCCAATTACAGCGGCGCGGGCTTCTCGGGCATGCGCTTCACGTTCCGCGGGCTGTCCGATGCCGACTTCGAGGCCTGGATCGCGCAGACCAGGGCTTCGAGCGAGAACCTCGGTCGGCAGGAGTATCTCGATCTTGAGAAGCCCAGTGAGAACGTCCCGGTTCGCCGGTACGGCGCGGTCGATCCGCAGCTCTTCGCCGCCATTGTCAACCGCTGCGTCGAACCGGGCAAAATGTGCGCCCATGAGATGATGGCCATTGACGCACAGGGCGGCCTCGGACTTGCCGGCGTCGATTTGATGCGCTTGCACTATGACAAAACAGCCAGGCGCGGTGCGGTCTTCGGCCCGACGCCGACCTATCTCGTCAGCATCTGCTCCGTCGAGGAGGCGAACGCCGCGCTCAATCAGGGCGCCGTCAAGCCACTGCCCATCAAGGGGTCGCCCATCGTCGGCGCCGGCCTGCCCCGTCCTTCGTTCACGCCCGCGCCGTCGCCGCGCGCCTCCTGGCTTCTCGACATGCGCCAGTCGCAAAGATCCTGA
- the cyoC gene encoding cytochrome o ubiquinol oxidase subunit III, with protein sequence MTAVLSTAKAEQGATTFYLVEDHNHEEGSSTLLGFWIYLMSDCLIFAVLFATFGVLGGNLAAGPGPKDLFDLRLVALNTSMLLLSSITYGFAMLTMAQGRVAATQAWLAVTGVFGLAFLSIELYEFAHMFHVGATPQRSAFLSSFFALVGTHGLHVTFGTIWLVTLMVQVHKHGLIVANRRRLMCLSMFWHFLDVIWIGVFTFVYLMGMLR encoded by the coding sequence ATGACAGCAGTACTCAGCACCGCGAAGGCCGAGCAAGGCGCCACAACCTTTTACCTCGTGGAGGATCACAACCATGAGGAGGGGTCGAGCACCCTGCTCGGCTTCTGGATCTACCTGATGAGCGACTGCCTCATCTTTGCGGTCCTGTTCGCGACTTTCGGCGTGCTCGGCGGCAACCTCGCTGCGGGGCCGGGTCCGAAGGATCTCTTCGATCTTCGCCTTGTCGCGCTCAATACGTCGATGCTCTTGTTGTCATCGATCACATACGGCTTCGCCATGCTGACGATGGCGCAGGGGCGCGTTGCCGCCACGCAGGCCTGGCTTGCGGTCACAGGCGTGTTCGGCCTCGCCTTCCTCTCGATCGAACTCTACGAGTTCGCTCATATGTTCCATGTGGGCGCAACCCCGCAGCGCAGCGCATTCCTGTCATCGTTCTTCGCGCTCGTCGGCACGCACGGACTTCATGTGACATTCGGCACGATCTGGCTCGTCACCTTGATGGTCCAGGTTCACAAGCATGGCCTGATTGTCGCCAATCGGCGCCGCCTGATGTGCCTCAGCATGTTCTGGCACTTCCTGGATGTGATCTGGATCGGTGTCTTCACCTTTGTCTATCTCATGGGGATGCTTCGATGA
- a CDS encoding ABC transporter substrate-binding protein, whose translation MTGALLANAGPVSAQQQDILFLSTQLRPIEEAQKVRSVILKDFPGKVTYLVEEPPAFDVRMKAEGQAGKRTISVAGALHGELQPLVTSGDLTPIDDIATKLADRGIPANLMELGKLGTSSQMYIPWMQATYIMVANKKALPYLPAGADINALTYDQLEAWGKALTEKTGKRLIGFPAGPKGLMPRFYQGYLYPSFTGGVVTPFQSADAEAMWGKFKGLWQFVNPNSTSYDFMQEPLLAEEVWVAFDHVARVKDALTQAPEEFVTFPAPAGPKGRGYMPVIAGLAVPKNAPNPTGAAELIAFISKPETQVKTAAEVGFFPVVKATLPADLSPGIKLIAEGVAKTQNAKDALPALLPVGLGDKGGEFNKVYSDTFQRIVLRGEDIKTVLASQAGVLKGLMEATKAPCWAPDAPSQGACPVK comes from the coding sequence ATGACCGGCGCGCTGCTTGCCAATGCCGGTCCGGTCAGCGCCCAGCAGCAGGACATTCTTTTTCTGTCGACACAGCTGCGGCCCATCGAGGAAGCGCAGAAAGTGCGCAGCGTCATCCTCAAGGACTTTCCCGGGAAAGTGACTTATCTCGTTGAGGAGCCTCCGGCTTTCGACGTGCGCATGAAGGCCGAGGGGCAGGCGGGCAAGCGCACGATCAGTGTCGCCGGCGCGCTGCACGGTGAGTTGCAACCGCTCGTCACATCGGGGGACCTGACCCCGATCGACGATATCGCGACGAAGCTGGCCGACCGTGGCATCCCGGCCAACCTCATGGAACTCGGCAAGCTTGGCACGAGCAGCCAGATGTATATCCCGTGGATGCAGGCCACCTACATCATGGTCGCCAACAAGAAGGCCCTGCCGTATCTGCCGGCGGGCGCCGATATCAACGCCTTGACCTATGACCAGCTCGAGGCTTGGGGCAAGGCGCTCACGGAGAAGACGGGCAAGCGCCTGATCGGCTTTCCTGCCGGCCCGAAGGGGCTGATGCCGCGCTTCTACCAGGGCTATCTCTACCCGTCCTTCACGGGCGGCGTGGTGACGCCCTTCCAATCGGCGGATGCGGAGGCGATGTGGGGCAAGTTCAAGGGCCTCTGGCAGTTCGTCAACCCGAACTCCACGAGCTATGACTTCATGCAGGAGCCGCTGCTCGCCGAGGAGGTGTGGGTTGCGTTCGACCACGTGGCCCGCGTCAAGGATGCGCTGACGCAGGCCCCTGAGGAGTTCGTGACCTTTCCCGCGCCCGCCGGCCCGAAGGGGCGCGGCTACATGCCGGTCATCGCTGGCCTCGCCGTTCCGAAGAATGCGCCGAACCCGACGGGCGCCGCCGAGCTGATCGCCTTCATCTCCAAGCCGGAGACGCAGGTGAAGACCGCCGCCGAAGTCGGCTTCTTCCCGGTCGTCAAGGCAACATTGCCGGCGGACCTTTCGCCCGGCATCAAGCTCATCGCTGAAGGTGTCGCCAAGACCCAGAATGCGAAAGATGCCTTGCCGGCCCTGCTCCCGGTCGGGCTTGGCGACAAGGGCGGCGAGTTCAACAAGGTCTATTCCGATACCTTCCAGCGCATCGTCCTGCGCGGGGAGGATATCAAGACGGTGTTGGCCTCGCAGGCTGGCGTTCTCAAGGGCTTGATGGAGGCGACCAAGGCGCCGTGCTGGGCCCCCGACGCGCCGAGCCAGGGAGCCTGTCCGGTCAAGTAA